From one Flavobacterium sp. N502536 genomic stretch:
- the guaA gene encoding glutamine-hydrolyzing GMP synthase, translated as MQHNVLILDFGSQYTQLIARRVRELNIFCEIFPYNHFPSDLSPYKAVILGGSPFSVRAEDAPHPDLSQIRGKLPMLAVCYGAQYLAHFSGGEVAASNTREYGRANLSYIKENEVFFNGVSENSQVWMSHSDSIKALPTNAVKLASTHDVEFAAYKIEGETTYAIQYHPEVFHSTDGSKMLKNFLVDIAEVPQNFTPNAFVEEMVGELKEKLGNDKVVLGLSGGVDSTVAAVLLHQAIGKNLYCIFVNNGLLRKNEFQNVLNQYKGMGLNVKGVDAGDRFLSELAGISDPETKRKTIGRVFIEVFDDESHLIEDVKWLAQGTIYPDVIESVSVKGPSATIKSHHNVGGLPDYMKLKIVEPLRMLFKDEVRRVGATLGIDPELLGRHPFPGPGLSIRILGDITPEKVQILQDVDAVFIDGLKSWGLYDKVWQAGAILLPVNSVGVMGDERTYEKVVALRAVESTDGMTADWVHLPYEFLMKVSNDIINKVKGVNRVVYDISSKPPATIEWE; from the coding sequence ATGCAACACAACGTACTTATTTTAGATTTCGGATCGCAATATACTCAGCTTATTGCGCGTAGAGTTCGCGAATTAAATATATTCTGCGAAATTTTCCCTTACAATCACTTTCCTAGTGATTTATCACCTTATAAAGCCGTAATTTTAGGAGGAAGCCCTTTTTCTGTTCGTGCAGAAGATGCTCCACATCCTGATTTATCTCAAATTCGAGGCAAGCTTCCAATGTTGGCAGTTTGTTACGGAGCACAATACTTAGCTCATTTTAGTGGAGGTGAAGTAGCCGCTTCGAATACCAGAGAATATGGTAGAGCGAATTTGTCTTATATTAAAGAGAATGAAGTTTTCTTTAACGGAGTTTCTGAAAACAGCCAGGTTTGGATGAGCCATAGCGATAGTATCAAAGCTTTGCCAACCAATGCTGTGAAATTAGCAAGCACGCATGACGTAGAATTTGCCGCTTATAAAATTGAAGGCGAAACGACTTATGCGATTCAGTACCACCCGGAAGTTTTTCACTCGACTGACGGATCAAAAATGCTGAAGAACTTTTTAGTAGATATTGCTGAAGTTCCTCAGAATTTTACACCAAATGCTTTCGTAGAAGAAATGGTGGGAGAGTTAAAAGAGAAATTAGGAAACGATAAAGTAGTTTTAGGATTATCCGGAGGAGTAGATTCAACCGTAGCGGCTGTTTTATTGCACCAGGCAATCGGTAAAAACTTATATTGTATTTTTGTAAATAACGGTTTACTTCGTAAAAACGAATTCCAAAATGTATTGAATCAGTACAAAGGAATGGGATTGAATGTAAAAGGAGTAGATGCCGGAGATCGTTTTCTGTCTGAATTAGCCGGAATCAGTGATCCTGAAACCAAACGTAAAACAATTGGACGTGTATTTATCGAAGTTTTTGATGATGAATCACACCTAATCGAAGACGTAAAATGGCTGGCACAGGGAACTATTTATCCTGATGTTATCGAGTCAGTTTCGGTAAAAGGACCATCGGCAACCATTAAATCGCACCATAACGTAGGTGGATTGCCGGATTATATGAAATTAAAAATTGTAGAGCCGCTTCGAATGTTGTTCAAAGACGAAGTTCGAAGAGTAGGAGCTACTTTAGGAATAGATCCTGAGTTGTTAGGAAGACATCCTTTCCCGGGACCAGGATTATCCATCAGAATTTTGGGAGATATTACTCCGGAGAAAGTTCAGATTTTGCAAGATGTTGACGCTGTTTTTATCGACGGATTAAAATCTTGGGGGTTATATGACAAAGTTTGGCAGGCTGGAGCAATTTTGCTTCCGGTAAACAGTGTTGGTGTAATGGGTGACGAGCGTACTTACGAAAAAGTGGTGGCGCTTAGAGCTGTAGAATCAACAGATGGTATGACGGCTGACTGGGTGCATTTGCCTTACGAATTCTTAATGAAAGTGTCGAATGACATCATCAATAAAGTAAAAGGAGTGAATCGTGTTGTTTACGATATCAGCTCAAAACCACCTGCAACAATTGAGTGGGAATAG
- a CDS encoding LysM peptidoglycan-binding domain-containing protein: MREFLTFSLVFVLSFNKITAQDLFIEHKIQKGETAYFIAQKYKVSVEEIYKFNPESQSGIKDNQIIKIPVHPVEKTNSAPQITHIVGAKETLFGLSKQYNVSVESLQNANQTILANGLQIGQELVIPQGPATLSKNESTTSSKVNHQVVAKESLFSIARQYNVSVLDLENLNKNLLQNGLQIGQSIAIPNKRKTLDGRVRVINQETVFHVVEPKETKFSIAKKYGISIDQLESQNPETVNGLIVGNKLAINTKGVQPTNESEELMLALAEKQVVVEKTKAKTVELEDLKDRLVVQKEMNQKIIKINDLKVNLNDMNGSKENSVEKLRLVLEANKNVQDILMAKLDSLVNTMSNDLVDLKRMDVLNVDESKRLEKRSYESIGKTNELSSQLKKELAENRKAYAGLMNKVEKIAVEENQEYKKKIRESEKNNNSTSLQQRLSLEEIKRYKIEQEQGDAQNQLLIAKIDSLDIQKKIEVKRHISKASYYSMEARKFDDKVALVKLKKYQDQAIKNQKKSGATADVKIVSSEEMKRELKENPLRKDKTVKVEVFDNLKEVSNGYYLVLGIFTDATLRDRFIMKLIDSGDFNASFFFNINSLSYYVYSDKYQNMEEVLYQCKKKEEEELYKEVVIAKVEIDLRE, from the coding sequence ATGAGAGAATTTTTAACGTTTTCTCTTGTCTTTGTTTTGTCTTTTAACAAAATAACTGCGCAAGATTTATTTATTGAGCATAAAATTCAAAAAGGAGAAACCGCCTATTTTATTGCCCAAAAGTACAAGGTTTCTGTCGAAGAGATTTACAAATTCAACCCCGAATCACAGAGTGGAATCAAAGACAATCAGATTATTAAGATTCCTGTTCACCCGGTTGAGAAAACAAATTCCGCTCCCCAAATTACCCACATTGTTGGCGCAAAAGAAACCCTTTTTGGTTTATCGAAACAGTATAACGTTTCGGTTGAATCCCTTCAAAATGCCAATCAGACGATTCTTGCCAACGGACTTCAGATTGGTCAGGAATTAGTTATTCCGCAAGGACCTGCAACCCTTTCCAAAAATGAAAGCACCACTTCTTCCAAAGTAAACCATCAGGTTGTCGCGAAGGAATCTTTATTCAGTATTGCCAGACAATACAATGTTTCGGTGCTGGATTTAGAAAATTTAAACAAAAACCTTCTTCAAAACGGATTGCAAATAGGACAGTCTATTGCGATTCCGAACAAACGAAAAACACTGGACGGAAGAGTTCGTGTCATCAATCAGGAAACAGTTTTTCATGTCGTAGAACCCAAAGAAACCAAGTTTTCGATTGCTAAAAAATACGGAATTTCTATTGATCAGCTGGAATCTCAAAATCCTGAAACGGTAAACGGACTGATCGTAGGAAACAAGCTGGCGATCAATACCAAAGGAGTACAACCGACAAACGAAAGCGAAGAATTGATGCTGGCTTTGGCTGAAAAGCAGGTAGTGGTCGAAAAAACAAAAGCCAAAACGGTTGAGCTCGAAGATTTGAAAGACCGATTGGTGGTTCAGAAAGAAATGAATCAGAAGATTATAAAAATTAATGATCTGAAAGTGAATCTGAATGATATGAACGGTTCCAAAGAAAATTCAGTTGAAAAGCTGCGATTGGTATTGGAAGCCAATAAAAATGTTCAGGATATTTTAATGGCAAAACTGGATTCACTGGTGAATACAATGAGTAACGATCTGGTCGATTTGAAAAGAATGGATGTTTTAAATGTCGACGAATCAAAAAGACTCGAAAAACGATCGTATGAAAGCATCGGAAAAACCAATGAATTGTCGTCTCAGTTGAAAAAAGAACTGGCCGAGAACCGAAAAGCATATGCCGGTTTAATGAATAAGGTGGAAAAAATTGCGGTGGAGGAAAACCAGGAATACAAGAAGAAAATCCGCGAAAGCGAAAAGAACAACAATTCAACTTCGCTGCAGCAACGTCTTTCGCTCGAAGAAATAAAGCGTTACAAAATAGAGCAGGAGCAGGGGGATGCCCAAAATCAGCTTTTGATTGCTAAAATAGATTCGCTGGACATTCAGAAAAAGATCGAAGTAAAAAGACACATCAGTAAAGCATCCTATTACAGCATGGAAGCCCGAAAATTTGATGACAAGGTAGCTTTGGTTAAACTCAAAAAGTATCAGGATCAGGCGATTAAAAATCAGAAAAAAAGCGGCGCAACAGCAGATGTGAAGATCGTTTCGTCAGAAGAAATGAAGCGCGAGTTAAAGGAAAATCCGCTTAGAAAAGACAAAACCGTAAAGGTTGAAGTTTTTGATAATCTTAAAGAAGTTTCAAACGGCTATTACTTAGTTTTAGGTATATTTACAGACGCAACGCTAAGAGACAGGTTCATTATGAAACTCATTGATTCGGGCGATTTTAACGCCAGTTTCTTCTTTAATATCAACAGTCTTTCGTACTATGTGTACTCCGATAAGTACCAAAATATGGAAGAAGTTTTGTATCAATGCAAGAAAAAGGAGGAAGAGGAGTTATATAAAGAGGTTGTTATTGCTAAGGTCGAGATTGATCTTAGGGAATAA
- a CDS encoding LysM peptidoglycan-binding domain-containing protein, giving the protein MKYYSTLLSLIFFATSSAFSQEKVVKYTVSGGETINQIAVKFKVTPYDIYSLNPDARNGVKPNTVLLIPTSGTKAAVKTEVAAAKSSNPGKTTTHEVQPKETLFGIEKKYNVSDEALKAANPFLVKDGLQIGQTLTIPSKGSAVKAAALTPAKTKSAAPEKYVYHDVVAKETKFSIAKQFGMTIEELEKRNPEIVSNLPVGYRLTIKGTAPKTEVSAQPAAHVAKPAEVKKAAEPVKKAVSYMDYQVKPKETFYSLTHTFHITQEELTALNPALSEGVKEGMVLKVPAGYLAPTPIVVQEKQEQPQQTIEKAVENKSTGGIQIIDKVKSETVSVNPEVVELTKKRGQTERQKLVLLLPFNLAKMQNDTTSSATRIKNDKFLNMTLDFYSGALMAIDSARTLKLPIDVAIYDSQETKNSSNVSGLIAQNKLQDANAVVGPFYQSNAESTANTLRLYNIPVISPLSKDKANPIDNLYQTIPSNDMVRNAMFEYMRGKNGNIVAVVDKKKESVISYIKQNQKGVVFASLTETGALDVANLKSLLLPNRVNYVVMETANTAMVRTTIKALLDAQKTCQVQLVVLEPNSTLDSDEISFDSLIKLKLMYPSVTRDSDEPSVLIFEKEYRLKNKVNPNTYATRGFDVTFDTMMRLVQGKTYQETADLMTTEQVDNKFQFYKKEDGGHANKGVYILYYDNDLTLKVAN; this is encoded by the coding sequence ATGAAATATTATTCAACATTATTGTCTCTGATTTTTTTTGCAACCAGTTCCGCATTTTCACAAGAAAAAGTGGTGAAGTATACGGTTTCAGGCGGAGAAACTATTAATCAGATTGCCGTAAAATTTAAGGTTACGCCTTATGATATTTATTCACTAAATCCGGATGCCAGAAATGGTGTTAAACCGAATACGGTTTTATTGATTCCAACCTCCGGTACGAAAGCGGCGGTTAAAACTGAGGTTGCTGCAGCCAAGAGCTCCAACCCGGGAAAAACGACTACGCATGAAGTACAGCCCAAAGAGACTTTGTTTGGCATTGAGAAAAAATATAATGTTTCGGATGAAGCTTTAAAAGCAGCCAATCCATTTTTGGTAAAAGACGGTTTGCAAATTGGGCAGACTCTTACGATACCGTCAAAAGGAAGTGCGGTAAAAGCAGCAGCTTTGACTCCTGCCAAAACGAAATCGGCAGCTCCTGAAAAATACGTTTATCATGATGTGGTGGCCAAAGAAACTAAGTTTTCGATCGCAAAACAATTCGGAATGACCATTGAAGAATTGGAAAAACGCAATCCTGAGATTGTTTCCAATTTACCGGTTGGGTATCGTTTGACGATAAAAGGAACGGCTCCTAAAACGGAGGTTTCGGCTCAACCTGCGGCTCATGTGGCTAAACCGGCAGAAGTTAAAAAAGCGGCAGAACCTGTGAAAAAAGCAGTTTCTTATATGGACTATCAGGTAAAGCCAAAAGAAACTTTTTATAGTTTAACACACACTTTTCATATTACTCAGGAAGAATTAACGGCTTTGAATCCGGCACTTTCGGAAGGAGTTAAAGAAGGAATGGTCTTAAAAGTTCCGGCAGGATATTTAGCGCCAACACCTATTGTTGTACAGGAAAAGCAGGAACAGCCACAGCAAACGATTGAAAAAGCAGTCGAAAATAAAAGCACAGGCGGGATACAAATTATAGACAAAGTAAAATCGGAAACCGTTTCTGTAAATCCTGAAGTGGTTGAACTGACTAAAAAACGTGGACAAACAGAGCGTCAAAAACTGGTTTTATTGTTGCCGTTTAATTTGGCTAAAATGCAAAACGACACCACCAGTTCGGCTACCAGAATTAAAAATGATAAATTCCTCAACATGACTCTTGATTTTTATTCGGGAGCGTTGATGGCAATCGATTCTGCGAGAACTCTAAAATTACCAATAGATGTTGCCATTTATGATTCTCAGGAAACCAAAAACAGTTCCAATGTTTCGGGTTTAATAGCGCAAAACAAATTACAGGATGCCAATGCTGTAGTGGGACCTTTTTATCAGAGTAATGCCGAATCTACGGCCAATACCTTGCGTTTGTATAATATTCCGGTGATTTCGCCATTGTCAAAAGATAAAGCCAACCCGATCGATAATTTGTATCAGACCATTCCGTCAAACGATATGGTTAGAAATGCTATGTTTGAGTACATGCGCGGCAAAAATGGAAACATCGTTGCGGTGGTCGATAAAAAGAAAGAATCTGTTATCAGTTACATCAAGCAAAACCAAAAAGGAGTTGTGTTTGCCAGTCTGACAGAAACCGGAGCTTTGGACGTGGCCAATTTAAAAAGCTTATTATTGCCAAACCGAGTGAACTATGTGGTAATGGAAACCGCCAATACTGCCATGGTTAGAACCACTATAAAAGCGTTGTTGGATGCTCAAAAAACCTGTCAGGTACAATTGGTTGTTTTAGAGCCAAACAGTACGCTGGACTCAGATGAAATTAGTTTTGACAGTTTGATAAAACTAAAATTGATGTATCCGTCTGTTACGCGTGACAGCGACGAACCGTCGGTTTTGATTTTTGAGAAAGAGTATCGATTGAAGAATAAAGTAAATCCAAATACCTACGCTACCAGAGGGTTTGACGTTACTTTTGATACCATGATGCGTTTGGTTCAGGGAAAAACCTATCAGGAAACAGCCGATTTAATGACAACCGAACAAGTTGACAATAAATTTCAATTTTATAAAAAAGAAGATGGAGGGCACGCCAACAAAGGGGTCTACATCTTATATTACGATAATGATTTAACTTTAAAAGTAGCAAATTAA
- a CDS encoding OsmC family protein, with amino-acid sequence MTSKVTYLGDLRTKSIHVQSGSEIISDAPVDNNGKGEAFSPTDTVANALASCMMTIMGIKARDLNVNLIDSTAEVTKIMNAEPRRIGAIEIVFEMKGDADEKSKTILERAAMTCPVFLSLNTEIEKNITFNWK; translated from the coding sequence ATGACATCAAAAGTAACCTATTTAGGCGATTTAAGAACAAAATCAATCCATGTGCAATCCGGAAGTGAAATCATTTCGGATGCACCGGTAGACAATAACGGAAAAGGAGAAGCTTTTTCTCCAACAGATACAGTTGCCAATGCTTTAGCCAGTTGTATGATGACGATTATGGGAATTAAAGCCCGTGATTTGAACGTCAATTTAATCGACTCCACTGCCGAGGTAACCAAAATAATGAATGCAGAACCAAGACGTATCGGAGCCATTGAAATTGTTTTTGAAATGAAAGGTGATGCCGATGAAAAAAGCAAAACGATTTTGGAACGTGCGGCAATGACCTGCCCTGTATTTTTAAGTTTAAACACTGAAATAGAAAAGAATATTACTTTTAACTGGAAGTAG
- a CDS encoding glycoside hydrolase family 35 protein: MKKIYFTLLFLFVFFGASAQEKQSFAIANGNFLLNGKPIQIHSGEMHYSRIPQPYWRHRLKMMKAMGLNAVATYVFWNYHETAPGIWDFKTGNKNLAEYIKTAQEEGLFVILRPGPYVCAEWEFGGYPWFLQNVPNMVIRGNNTAYLAATKAYFTQLYHQVKDLQITKGGPIIMVQGENEFGSYVAQRKDIPLDEHKKYSAAVFQQLKDIGFEVPFFTSDGSWLFEGGALPGALPTANGESDIAKLKKVVNQFNNGQGPYMVAEFYPGWLDHWAEPFPTQTPEETVSQTQKYLDNQVSFNYYMVHGGTNFGFTSGANYDKEHDIQPDMTSYDYDAPISEAGWATPKYNALRALLKTNETPAVPAKMPVITIPNIALTKVVDLADLKAKITPIIADNPLTFEQLNQGDGYVWYSKRFTQPISGKLELNGLRDYAVVYVNGKKVAELNRYYKKYDCEIEVPFNATLDILVENMGRINYGSQINANNKGIISPVLINGETITGNWKMYKLPMAQEPDLTAYKNSGKTDRPTLYQGTFNLSKTGDTFLDLRDWGKGIVFVNGINIGRYWSVGPQQTLYVPGCWLKKGKNTILIFEQKNGKMQKDIKTILTPILEELKPENGQ, translated from the coding sequence ATGAAAAAAATATATTTTACATTGTTGTTTTTGTTTGTCTTCTTTGGTGCATCGGCACAGGAGAAACAAAGTTTTGCTATAGCCAATGGAAATTTCCTGCTCAACGGAAAACCCATACAAATTCATTCGGGAGAAATGCACTACTCCCGTATTCCTCAGCCCTACTGGCGTCATCGCTTAAAGATGATGAAAGCAATGGGTTTAAATGCCGTGGCCACCTATGTATTTTGGAACTACCATGAAACGGCTCCCGGAATCTGGGACTTCAAAACCGGAAATAAAAACCTGGCCGAATACATTAAAACCGCTCAGGAAGAGGGTTTATTCGTCATTTTACGCCCGGGCCCGTATGTGTGTGCCGAATGGGAATTTGGAGGTTATCCGTGGTTCCTGCAAAACGTACCCAATATGGTCATTCGCGGAAACAACACCGCCTATCTGGCCGCAACTAAAGCCTATTTTACCCAACTGTACCATCAGGTTAAAGATTTACAAATCACCAAAGGAGGCCCAATTATCATGGTTCAGGGGGAGAATGAATTTGGGTCGTATGTAGCACAACGCAAAGACATTCCGCTTGACGAGCATAAAAAATACAGTGCTGCCGTTTTTCAGCAACTAAAAGATATTGGTTTCGAAGTTCCGTTTTTTACTTCTGACGGAAGCTGGTTGTTTGAAGGCGGAGCCTTGCCGGGTGCGCTGCCAACAGCAAATGGCGAAAGTGATATTGCGAAACTAAAAAAAGTGGTCAATCAGTTCAATAATGGACAGGGACCGTATATGGTGGCCGAATTTTATCCGGGCTGGCTCGATCATTGGGCAGAACCTTTCCCAACACAAACTCCCGAGGAAACCGTAAGCCAAACTCAAAAATATTTGGACAATCAGGTTTCATTCAACTACTATATGGTGCATGGAGGAACTAACTTTGGCTTTACTTCGGGAGCCAATTATGACAAGGAACATGACATTCAGCCCGACATGACTTCTTATGATTACGATGCTCCAATTAGCGAAGCGGGTTGGGCAACTCCAAAATACAATGCGTTAAGAGCGCTGCTCAAAACAAATGAAACTCCGGCTGTTCCGGCAAAAATGCCTGTCATCACTATTCCGAATATAGCCTTAACAAAAGTTGTTGATTTAGCCGATTTAAAAGCTAAAATTACCCCTATAATTGCCGATAATCCTTTAACCTTCGAACAGCTCAATCAGGGAGACGGTTATGTTTGGTACAGCAAACGTTTTACCCAGCCTATTAGCGGAAAACTGGAACTAAACGGATTACGCGATTATGCTGTGGTGTATGTCAACGGGAAAAAAGTAGCCGAGTTAAACCGCTATTATAAAAAATACGATTGCGAGATTGAAGTTCCCTTTAACGCGACATTGGATATTTTGGTAGAGAATATGGGACGTATCAATTACGGGTCTCAGATTAATGCCAACAACAAAGGCATTATCAGTCCTGTATTGATCAATGGCGAAACCATTACCGGAAACTGGAAAATGTATAAATTACCAATGGCACAGGAACCGGATCTAACGGCTTACAAAAACTCAGGAAAAACCGACCGTCCTACCTTGTATCAGGGAACTTTTAATTTGAGTAAAACCGGAGATACCTTCCTGGACCTGCGCGACTGGGGCAAAGGTATTGTTTTTGTAAACGGAATCAACATTGGGCGTTACTGGAGTGTTGGCCCACAGCAAACACTGTATGTACCGGGTTGCTGGCTTAAAAAAGGCAAAAACACCATACTGATCTTTGAACAGAAAAACGGAAAAATGCAAAAGGACATCAAAACAATCCTTACGCCAATTTTAGAAGAACTAAAACCCGAAAACGGACAATAA
- a CDS encoding Gfo/Idh/MocA family protein translates to MLAACILFGGTNASAQMIKTKTPARAKGQTDVLRLATTPIPTVRVAFIGLGMRGPGAVERMTHIPGVEIVALCDMTQENTSKANETLTKAGFPKAQEFYGDENAWRKVTALPNVDLVYVATDWKHHAIIGVQAMKDGKHVAIEVPGAMTMEEIWQLIDTSEKTRKHCMQLENCVYDFFELTTLNMAQQGLFGEILHAEGSYIHGLQPFWGEYWNNWRMDYNIKHRGDIYATHGMGPACQALNIHRGDKMNFLVSMDTKAVGNPAYIKEKSGKEIKDFRNGDHTMTMIRTENGKTIQIQHDVTSPRPYSRMYQLSGTKGFANKYPLEGYALDGKELGDDVKPNHEKLSAHSFVPADVKKALMEKYKHPIVKNIEEQAKKVGGHGGMDFVMDYRLIYCLQKGLPLDMDVYDLAEWSCLGPLTEISLDNGSAPVEIPDFTRGGWNKLKKLEFSE, encoded by the coding sequence ATGTTAGCCGCCTGTATTCTGTTTGGAGGAACAAACGCATCGGCACAAATGATTAAAACCAAAACACCAGCTCGTGCAAAAGGTCAAACCGACGTTTTACGTTTGGCAACAACACCAATACCTACCGTTCGTGTTGCCTTTATAGGTCTCGGAATGCGTGGCCCTGGAGCAGTAGAGCGTATGACACATATTCCGGGTGTAGAAATTGTCGCTTTGTGCGATATGACACAGGAAAACACTTCTAAAGCAAACGAAACTTTAACCAAAGCAGGATTTCCTAAAGCGCAGGAATTTTACGGTGACGAAAATGCCTGGAGAAAAGTGACCGCTTTACCAAATGTTGATTTAGTATATGTTGCTACCGACTGGAAACATCACGCGATTATTGGTGTACAGGCAATGAAAGACGGTAAACACGTAGCCATAGAAGTTCCCGGAGCAATGACAATGGAAGAAATCTGGCAACTTATTGATACTTCTGAGAAAACCCGTAAACACTGTATGCAGCTTGAAAACTGTGTGTACGATTTCTTCGAACTTACGACATTAAACATGGCGCAGCAAGGTTTATTTGGAGAAATTCTTCACGCAGAAGGATCTTACATTCACGGACTTCAGCCTTTCTGGGGAGAATACTGGAACAACTGGAGAATGGATTACAACATCAAACACCGTGGCGACATTTATGCGACACATGGTATGGGGCCGGCTTGTCAGGCTTTGAACATTCACCGTGGAGATAAAATGAACTTCTTAGTTTCTATGGATACTAAAGCAGTTGGAAATCCGGCATACATCAAAGAAAAATCCGGAAAAGAAATCAAAGATTTTAGAAATGGTGACCACACCATGACTATGATTCGTACTGAAAACGGAAAAACAATCCAGATCCAGCACGATGTTACTTCTCCTCGTCCGTACAGCAGAATGTACCAATTAAGCGGTACTAAAGGTTTTGCTAACAAATATCCGTTAGAAGGATATGCTTTAGACGGTAAAGAGCTTGGTGACGATGTAAAACCAAATCACGAAAAATTAAGCGCACACTCTTTTGTTCCGGCAGATGTGAAAAAAGCATTAATGGAAAAATACAAACACCCAATCGTAAAGAACATCGAAGAGCAGGCTAAAAAAGTAGGTGGTCACGGTGGAATGGATTTCGTAATGGATTACCGTTTGATTTACTGTCTGCAAAAAGGACTTCCATTAGACATGGACGTTTATGATTTAGCCGAGTGGTCTTGTTTAGGGCCTTTAACAGAGATTTCTCTTGACAACGGTTCAGCTCCTGTAGAAATTCCTGATTTTACACGTGGCGGATGGAACAAGTTGAAAAAATTAGAGTTTTCAGAATAA
- a CDS encoding DUF3472 domain-containing protein — MKNILYLFFASFLVSTSCAGSNDDASPISETIENPKTTISLPLGGNAYSSKHLDGSNTITDNGIENWTDSGEFFTAYFRISKPGTFQITVEESVQVYGKSELEFSIDNESKKVNFTTSKKAVIAGTWNLKKEGYIAVRIKGISKTGDRFPSISRLTIASADFDGKISYVPNNEGAFYHWGRRGPSVHLNYQVPENTNTEWYYNEITVPQNEDKIGSYFMANGFGEGYFGIQVNSATERRILFSVWSPFTTDDPASIPETHKIKLLKKGENVHTGEFGNEGSGGQSYLKYNWKAGNTYKFLLRGFPAGNNTTTYTAYFYAPELNKWLLIASFNRPETNTYLKRFHSFLENFIPEQGDLSRKVLFNNQWVCDDKGNWSEIGSARFTNDNTGAKEYRMDFAGGTENGFFYLKNGGFFNDYTTPKTIFTKALTNKKPEINFSTLP, encoded by the coding sequence ATGAAAAATATACTGTACTTGTTTTTTGCTTCTTTTCTGGTCTCCACTTCCTGCGCTGGCAGCAATGATGATGCATCGCCGATAAGTGAAACCATAGAAAACCCAAAAACAACCATTTCCCTGCCCCTTGGAGGAAATGCATATAGTTCCAAACACTTAGACGGAAGTAATACGATTACTGACAACGGTATAGAGAACTGGACCGACTCTGGTGAGTTTTTCACCGCTTATTTCAGAATTTCTAAACCCGGAACATTTCAAATTACAGTAGAAGAATCTGTTCAGGTGTATGGAAAATCGGAATTAGAATTCTCAATCGATAACGAATCCAAAAAAGTAAATTTCACCACTTCAAAAAAGGCTGTTATAGCAGGAACCTGGAACCTTAAAAAAGAAGGATACATTGCGGTCAGAATAAAAGGAATCAGTAAAACCGGCGATCGTTTCCCGTCTATTAGTCGTTTAACGATTGCAAGTGCTGATTTTGATGGCAAAATCTCTTATGTGCCTAACAACGAAGGAGCTTTTTACCACTGGGGACGCCGTGGACCTTCTGTTCATTTAAACTATCAGGTACCTGAAAACACCAACACCGAGTGGTACTACAACGAAATTACCGTTCCTCAAAACGAGGACAAAATTGGATCTTACTTTATGGCAAATGGTTTTGGAGAAGGCTACTTTGGAATTCAGGTCAACTCAGCCACCGAAAGAAGAATTTTATTTTCGGTATGGAGTCCGTTTACGACCGATGATCCTGCCAGCATTCCCGAAACGCACAAAATTAAACTGCTGAAAAAAGGAGAAAATGTACACACTGGCGAATTCGGAAATGAAGGTTCGGGAGGGCAAAGCTATCTGAAATACAACTGGAAAGCCGGAAACACCTACAAGTTTTTACTTCGCGGATTCCCAGCGGGTAATAACACCACCACTTATACCGCTTATTTTTATGCTCCGGAATTGAATAAATGGCTGTTAATTGCCAGCTTTAACCGTCCGGAAACCAACACCTATTTAAAGAGATTCCATTCTTTTCTGGAAAACTTTATTCCCGAACAGGGCGATCTGTCCCGTAAAGTGCTTTTCAACAACCAATGGGTTTGTGATGATAAAGGCAATTGGTCTGAAATCGGTTCGGCACGATTCACCAACGACAATACCGGTGCAAAAGAATACAGAATGGATTTTGCCGGAGGTACCGAAAATGGTTTCTTCTATCTAAAAAATGGAGGTTTTTTTAATGATTATACCACGCCAAAAACTATTTTTACAAAAGCTTTAACCAATAAAAAACCCGAAATCAATTTCAGCACATTACCTTAA